The genome window AAACGTAGTTATATTTCTCTTATTTTCCTTTTACTGATCGCAATTAGTGCCACGCAGGCCCAACAGGCACCCCGTCCGGGTAAAGAGGTGTTGAAAGCAATTCAGCCGGGTTATTTCATGTTTCCTATTATGCCGGGAGATATTAACTCCCTTTCGGGTGCTATGGGCGATTTGCGGGCTAATCACTTTCACGCGGGCATCGACATCCGAACCCAGCAACGCGAAGGTCTTGCGGTTCACGCCGCCGCCGATGGGTATATTTCCCGCATTGCTGTTTTTACAGGTGGGTACGGCAACGTTCTTTTCGTTAAACACCCCAACGGCCTAACTACCGTGTATGGTCACCTGAAAAGCCTAAGTGATCCGCTAGCCACTTATTTACGCGAAAACCAATACAAAAAACAAACCTTTGAAATCGATTTACGGCCCGAACCCGGTCAATTTATCGTCAAAAAAGGAGGCGTAATTGCCTTATCGGGCAATACGGGCGGGTCGGGTGGGCCTCACCTGCACTTCGAAATTCGGGATGAGAAAAACAACTTATTAAATCCATTGCTCTTTGGTTTTCAGGAACTTGAAGACACTACGCCGCCCTTTTTCGATAAAATTGCCCTTCGCCCTTTAACACCCACTTCCCGCATCAATGGGCAAGCATCACGCGTCGTGTTGCAGCCTGTCAAGCGGCCCAACGGCGATTATGTGCTTACGCAACCGGTTACAGCTTCGGGCCTGATCGGGCTAGAAATTCTGGCTTATGACCGCACCAACGGGACACCTTATAAGAACGGTTTGGGATGCATCGAGATTCAACTCGATGACCGTGAAGTGTTTGCCTATAACATGGATAATTTTCCGAATGACCAAACGCGCCTGATCAACGTCCACATGGATTACGCGACGGAGCAGTTAACCGGACAGCGCTATCACCGCTGCTACATCGCCGATGGGAACAATCTTCCTCTGTACCAAACCGATGCCACCAAAGGGAAACTTCCTCTATTTGATGGCGAGTCGCACGAAGTTACCATCACCCTGTTTGACAGTTACCAGAACTCAACGCATTTGCGCTTTACGGTAAAAGCCGATACGTCAGAGTCCGCCCCCATTGCGAGGCTGAAGCCAAGTAACCTGCCTACCGTACTGACCAGCGCCGCCGAGGAGAATACGCTGCTGATCCGCGCCCGCAATCTACCGACTGCCGATGCTCCCCCGGCCATTCTGCACACCAGCAGTGCGAAGATAGAAGTTCCAGTAGCGTATGTGCGGGGCAACGAAGCGGTTTATGTGGTGGACCTGAATCAGTATCTGCCGGATTCGGTGCAAGTTGGAAAAGCCATTTTGCCGTTAAATTATAGAAAACGCATTCACCCCGGACGGGAGGAGACCTATAAGCAGGAAGATGTATCGATTGCCTTTGCGCCAAGTAGTTTGCTGGACACCTTGCACTTAACGGTCAAGCGTACGGGTAATATGATCGCGATAAATCAGCTTACGGTCCCTTTAAATGATAACATTGGTGTTAACTTTGCCCCTTCAGAACCGGTAGAAGATAAACAACGAACCCAAATTTATCAGGTCAGCGGTGGGCGTCGAAAATACATTGGTGGCTTCTGGAAAGATGATCGGTTTCATTTCCGGCCTCGTGAACTGGGCACGTTTAAGTTGTTAACCGATACAAACGCTCCGGTAGCAAAATGGATACGGAAGGATTCGGAGGGTTTAGTAGCAACCATCAAAGACGACTTATCGGGTCTTGAGAGCTTTCGGATGCTGGTCAATGGGGAATGGGTCTTGATGCAATATGACTACAAACGGGCCCTTATCTGGTCAGACCGCCTCGATCGTACCAAGCCATTCGAAGGAGAGGTAGTCCTGGAGGTCAAAGATCGTGCGGGCAATAAAACGTTATTGACCGCCAACCTGCCAATGGTTACCGCGCAGGCGGATTCTGTCTCTAACGTACCCCCTTCTACTGTAAAACAATAGTCCAGCTATGGCACTTAAAATTGGCGATCAAGCCCCTGATTTTGAATCAAAAGACCAGAATGGCCAACCCATTCGGCTCTCGGATTTCCGGGGGCGGAAGGTTGTTCTGTACTTTTATCCTAAAGACGATACCTCTGGTTGTACGGCCCAGGCCTGCGACCTCCGCGACAATTATGCCGACCTGCGCCAAGCGGGTTATGACGTGTTG of Tellurirhabdus bombi contains these proteins:
- a CDS encoding M23 family metallopeptidase, yielding MRRKKRSYISLIFLLLIAISATQAQQAPRPGKEVLKAIQPGYFMFPIMPGDINSLSGAMGDLRANHFHAGIDIRTQQREGLAVHAAADGYISRIAVFTGGYGNVLFVKHPNGLTTVYGHLKSLSDPLATYLRENQYKKQTFEIDLRPEPGQFIVKKGGVIALSGNTGGSGGPHLHFEIRDEKNNLLNPLLFGFQELEDTTPPFFDKIALRPLTPTSRINGQASRVVLQPVKRPNGDYVLTQPVTASGLIGLEILAYDRTNGTPYKNGLGCIEIQLDDREVFAYNMDNFPNDQTRLINVHMDYATEQLTGQRYHRCYIADGNNLPLYQTDATKGKLPLFDGESHEVTITLFDSYQNSTHLRFTVKADTSESAPIARLKPSNLPTVLTSAAEENTLLIRARNLPTADAPPAILHTSSAKIEVPVAYVRGNEAVYVVDLNQYLPDSVQVGKAILPLNYRKRIHPGREETYKQEDVSIAFAPSSLLDTLHLTVKRTGNMIAINQLTVPLNDNIGVNFAPSEPVEDKQRTQIYQVSGGRRKYIGGFWKDDRFHFRPRELGTFKLLTDTNAPVAKWIRKDSEGLVATIKDDLSGLESFRMLVNGEWVLMQYDYKRALIWSDRLDRTKPFEGEVVLEVKDRAGNKTLLTANLPMVTAQADSVSNVPPSTVKQ